A region of the Candidatus Methylomirabilis oxygeniifera genome:
GCGGCTTCAATGCGACCTTTTCGAATAAACTCCTGGTTCTGATAGATGGACGGAGCGTCTATACACCGCTGTTCGCCGGGGTCTTCTGGGATGTGCAGGATACCCTCCTGGAGGATATCGACCGGATCGAGGTCATCCGCGGACCTGGCGGGACACTCTGGGGCGCCAATGCGGTCAACGGTGTCATCAACGTCATCACGAAACGGGCGAAGGCCACACAGGGAGGCTACGTCGAGATCGGCGGGGGAAGCGAGGAACGCGGGTTCGTGGGAACGCGCTACGGCGGACAGGTGGGGGAAGATCTCTTCTATCGGGGCTACTTTAAGTACGCGAATCACGACAACCTGGTGACCGCCACCGGCCACGAGGGTAACGACGACTGGAGAACATACCGGGGCGGCTTCCGACTCGACTGGGAGCCTTCCACTCGCGATACGCTGACGGTTCAGGGCGATCTGTATAAGGGCGATTTCGGTCAGACGCTTCCGGTTTCCTCCCTCTCTCCTCCTTTTACGGTCAGCTCGGACAGTCGGGACGACTTTGCGGGAGGCAATGTCCTGACTCGCTGGAAACATAAGATGGCGGATCGTCGGGAGACAACCCTCCAGTTTTATTACGACCGGACCCATCGTGACGAACTGCTGTTCCACGAGATACGGGATACCGTCGATCTCGAGTTTCAGTACCGCTTCCCCATCGGGACACGCCACGACCTGATCTGGGGTATAGACACGCGCGTGACGATCGATGACATGAACAATAGTTCCTCGCTGGTCTTCACGCCGACCCACAGAACCGATCACCTGGTGAGCGGATTTATCCAGGACCAGATCGCGCTGATTCCGGATCGGCTGACACTGACCCTCGGGTCGAAGTTTGAGCATAACCCGTACTCCGGTTTCGAAGCCCAGCCGAACGCGCGGCTGCTGTACTCCCCCAACGAGTGGAATCGGGTCTGGGCTGCAATCTCGCGGGCAGTCCGGACACCCGCCCGATTCGAGCGAGATGTCCGGGTCAATGCGGCCGCCTTTCCTGGCCCTGGTGGGCTTCCTGTACTCGTCCAAACGATGGGCAACTCCGACTTTACCTCTGAGGAACTGCTGGCCTTCGAGTTGGGCTACCGGGTGCAGCCGAGCGAGTGGCTGTCAGTCGATTTGACCGGCTTCTACACGATCTACGATAAACTGAGGACGGCCGAACCCGGCGCCCCTATCCCCGCGATGGACGCCACTCCCCCTCACGTCATCCAGCCCTTCCTATTCGACAACCGGATGTCCGGGAATACCTATGGTGTCGAGATCACCAGTGCCTGGCACCCTGTGAGCTTCTGGCGCCTGCATCTCAACTACTCCTACCTGAAGATCGATCTCCACCCCGATGCGACCAGTGTCGAGGGGACACAAGACCAGAGACGTTCGCCGCGCCATCAGGTACAGGTGCGCTCTCTGCTCGACCTGCCCTGGCATCTTCAGTTTGATGCGTCGGCATTCTTTGTCGATCGCTTGCCTAAGTTGGAGCCGACTGTTCCGGCCTACCTGCGACTCGATCTCCGTCTGGGGTGGCGGCCGACGAACGCGTTCGAGCTGAGCCTGGTCGGCCAGAACCTCCTGGATAACCGACACCCGGAGTGGGGGAGCATCTTCGGTGTTCCTGTGAGGCCGCTGGAGGTCCAGCGCAGCGTCTATGTGCAGGCGTCCTGGCGGTTCTGATCTGTGATCAGGCGGCCTGTCTTTACCCGTATTCTACTGCTCTGCCTGTTCGTTGCGGCAAGCGGCGTGGACGCGTTCGGTCCCATAAGGAGCGCTTTTGCGCAGTCGTCCCCTCTCGAATACCAGGTCAAGGCGGCCTTTCTGTATCAGTTCTCTAAATTCGTCGAGTGGCCTCCGCAGGCCTTCGGTGTCTCGCAATACACCATCTGCATTGGCGTGGTTAACGGCGGTTCGATGGCGAGCGCGCTTCAATCGATTGAGGGCAAGGAAACGAAGGGTCGTCGGGTCGTTGTGAAACAGTTCAAGACGCCGGACGAACTGGAGTTCTGCCATATCTTGTACATCAGCCCCGCAATGGCAGGTCGATTGGCGGAGATTCTGGAGCGACTCAAAGGGACCAGCACATTGACGGTCAGCGACATCGACGGATTTGCCAGACGAGGCGGAATGATCAACTTTATCATGGTCGAGAACCAGATCCAGTTCGAGATCAATGTTGAGACCGCTGAGAAGGCGAATTTGCAAATCAGTTCGCATCTGCTCCGGCTGGCGCGAATCGTGCCGAGGGGACGGTAATATGCCCCTGTTTCGAGATGTCCCGATCCAGAAAAAGCTGAGGCGCATTACGATACTGACCACCAGCGTCGCACTCTTGCTGACCGGCGCGGCGCTCATCGTCTACGAATTCGTGGCATACCGCTCCGTCATGACGCGTGAGTTGATGAGTATAGCCGACATCATCGGGGCGAACAGCGTAGCCGCTCTCACATTCAACGATCCGATGGCCGCCGAAGGGACGTTGTCCGCATTACGGAAGGACTCTCGGATCGCGGTGGCGGCCCTCTACACGAAGGAGGGGAGAACCTTCGCCCTCTACCGACGCCAGGTTTCGGATGGGGAGGTGATTCCGGCCGCACCCCGCGCAGATGGAAGTGCATTCGAGGGAGGGCGCCTGATCCTCTTTCATCCGATCATCCTCGACTACGAGAAGATCGGAACATTGTACATTCAGGCGGACACGCAAGAGGCGTACGCTCGCCTGCAAGTCAGCGTCGTGATCGTATTTGGTGTACTGCTGGCCTCCTCACTGGTCGCGCTGTATCTCGCTTCAACACTCGAGGGTGTGATCTCCAAACCGATTGTGAACCTGGCGGAGACGGCAGCCATCGTGTCGGAGAAGCAAGACTATTCGGTCCGGGTCGCCGGATCCGGTCGGGATGAGCTGGGCCGACTGATCGCCGGGTTTAATGAGATGCTGGCGCAGATCCAGCGGCGAGATGTGGCCATTCAGGAAGCGCGTGATCGACTCGAGGGCGCGGTCGAAGAGCGTACACGACAACTGCTGGAGGCGAAACAGCAGGCCGAGGAGGCGTCCCGCCACAAGTCGTTATTCCTGTCCAACATGTCCCACGAACTCCGAACGCCGTTGAACTCGATTATCGGCTTTGCCTCGCTGCTGCAGGACCCCATCGTCAGTTCCTTACCCGAGAAGGAACTGCAGCTCATGAGGCACATCAGTACAAGTGGGGAGCACCTTCTAGCCCTGATTAATGATCTCCTCGACATCTCCAAGGTCGAGGCGGGTAAGCTGATCCTTCAACCCCAGGCGTTTCCGCTTGGAGAGGCCATCGAGGCGGCTGTCTACACGTTCCGTCCACAAGCTGCGCAGAAGCAGCAGGATCTCGGACTGTCGATGGATCACGACATGCCGATCATCAAGGCTGATCCTATTCGTTTCAAGCAGATCCTCTACAACCTGCTCTCCAATGCCGTCAAGTTCACACCGGTGGGCGGGAGAATCAAGGTAGCTGCGCGGATTGCTCCAGGCGTCGGGCACCAGAAGGCAGGAAGCAACGACGTGGACCCTTTACACCCGATACCCTGCACCCAATACCCTGGCGAATGCGTCGAGATTGCCGTATCCGATACCGGGATCGGGATCAGGTGCGAGGACCTCTCCAAACTCTTTCAACTTTTCACTCAGCTTGAGCCTACACTCACTAAGCAGTTCCAGGGCACGGGTCTGGGTCTCGCCCTCACAAAGCAGCTCGTCGAGTTGCATGGGGGAACGATCGGAGCCGCATCGGAAGGCCCGGGCCGAGGCAGCACCTTTACCGTTCGGCTTCCGCTGCCCTCACCGGAGCGTCCGAAGACAGGAGGGTAATATGGCACAAGGCAAGATTCTCGTCGTGGAGGATAATCCACTCAATCGGGAGATGATCATCACGGTTCTGGAAGCGTACGGTTACACCGTCCTCGAGGCGGAGGACGGCCTTGGGCTCATGGAGCGGGTGAAGGCCGAGCGGCCGGGTCTGATCATCATGGACTTGCAACTTCCCAAAATCGACGGCTTTGCCCTTACCAGGAATCTGAAGGCCGATGCCTCGACGCGGGATATCCCCGTCGTCGCCGCCAGCGCCTTTGCCAAGAGTGAAGATCAAGCGCTGGCGCTGGATGCCGGCTGCGCCTTCTTCCTGACCAAGCCCCTCGATTTGACGGTCCTGCTTCAGACCGTCGCGAGATTTTTACCACAAGGCGCGACGTAACCAGTCTAACGCCTCACAAGTTCGGTTCCGAATGTGACGCCTGCTTCAGTAAACCCATCAACCCCTCGATGTTGATTGACGTCGTCGTCCGCTTGATTTCTTGACGCTACCTACCTTATAATCAATCGCTTTTTTCGTTTAAGCCCATTGTGCAGTTCTGATCGCCGACACGTTCTTTCTGGCGATAATTATGCGAAGGGGGAAGACTGATGCCCAGCTATGATTTGAAGTGTGTAAACTGCGGCAAGAAATTTTCACTGACCATGACTATTAAGGAGCGGGGGACCAAGCGGCTGAAATGCCCGAAATGCGGAGCCGGCAAACCGGAGCCCATCTTCTCGACCTTTTTCGCCAAAACCTCGCGTAAGAGCTGAGGTGACGCATGATCCTGGTGACGGGCGCCGGCGGGTGAGGAGTGGAGGAGTGACGAGCAACCGACAGAATCTGAAGCAATGCGCCAGGGGATTGACCGCACTGGCGCTCGGATGTATCCTGCTCGCCTCCCCGACGAGCGTCCTCAGCGCAGGCCGAGAAACCCTCCACCTGGATAGTGAGTTGGAGTCTCTTGGATTTATCAAGCTCCAGAACGATCCCAAGGCGCCCGACTTTACGCTCCAGGACGTGTCGGGAAAGTCGGTTCGGCTGGCTGACCATCGCGGTAAAATTGTCTTCCTGACCTTCTGGACAACCTGGTGAGGCTACTGCCTGAGGGAGTTTCCCTCAATCGAGCGTCTCTATCAACAGTTTAAGAAGAAAGATTTCATCGTGCTGGCGGTCAATATCGGCGAGTCGGCCGATCGGATCCAACAATATATGCTGAAGCATAAGCTCACCTTTCCCTCGCTGGTGGACCCCTCGTCAAGCGTCGCCAACCTGTACGGGGTTCGCGCGACGCCTACCCGGTATCTGATTAATCGCGACGGGACGGCTATGGCAGGGAGCATCGGGCCAAGGGACTGGGCGGGTGAAGATGCGCAGAGGCTGATCGAAATTCTTTTGGAGACCGGCAAAGCGCTCCGTAAGGGATAAGCACCGGAAGTGACGGCTGCCGGCCATACCCTGGAAGGCACGGATTATCGTTCATCTACATAAGAACCTGAAGCGACTGAATATGAAGCGGCTGTTCCTGTGTGTCGCTATAATAAGCGTATGTTTTGGGCTTTCCGCCGGCGTATCGGCGATGGGCGACCAACCGCCGGTTGCCGATGACCGCATCCAACGCGAGTTTCTCACGAACCATTGGCAGACGCCTATCCCGCCTCAAGGGAAGCCTCCGGCACATTTTTCGTCGATCGAGGGATCGCTTGACCCGGAAAGTTGCGGCGTCTGTCATCGGGCTCCGTATGAGGACTGGGGCAACAGCCTTCATAGTAAGAGCATGGGACCGGGCGTTGTGGGCCAGACGATGGAGCTGATCCACGACAATCCCAAGATGGCGCTCCTGTGCTACAGTTGTCATGCGCCTCTTACCGAGCAGCAGGAGAAGGTCGTGAAACAAAAAGGCGGCACCCCCTCTCGAGTGAAGAAGCGGCACCGCCCGTCGGCCTTGCCGTTGAACGCTTCAGAAGATGGGGAGAGTGATGAGTTGACATTCAAAACCAATCACGCCTTTTCCGCCTCGCTGCAACAAAAGGGCTTGAGTTGCACCGGATGCCACGTGCGGAGGCACCAGCGTTTCGGGCCGCCAAAGCGGGACGGCTCGATCGAGAATTCCGCTTCCGCAGCGCAGGTCCCGCACGGCGACGCCATCAGAACGACGGCCTTTGAACGAGCCGAATTCTGTAAAGGCTGCCACCAGTTCGAGCCGAACGGGTATGCCTTGAACGGCAAGCTGCTCGAAAATACCTATAACGAATGGAGAGAGGGGCCGTATGCGCGGGAAGGGAAAAGCTGCCAGAGCTGCCATATGCCGGAGCGTCGGCACCTGTGGCGAGGGATCCATGATCCAGAGATGGTGAAGCAAGGCGTATCCGTGCGCCTTGCACTGGACAAGGAGCGCTATCAGGTCGGCGAGCAACTTCGCGCTGGGATCACGCTGGTCAATACCGGGGTTGGTCATGATTTCCCGACCTACGTGACGCCGAAGATCATCGTCCGATTTGAGTTGACAGACGCGGACGGCAAGCAGATAGGTAAGAGTGCGCAAGAGGAACGGATCGGACGGGAGGTTACACTTGATCTGACGCAAGAGATCTTTGACACCAGGATTGCGCCGGGTAAAAGCCGTACTGTCCGCTATGTCAGAGCGATCGATCGAACAGGACTCACGTTGCGCGCGTCCGTTATCGTTGTACCTGATGATTTCTACATCCAGTTTTTCGAAGCGACCGCGCCGAAGGCTAAAGGGAAGGAGGCCCGGGCGCTGCTTGAGCAGGCTGCCCGTGAGGGACGGGCGCGATCCTTTCTACTGTTTACGGAGAACGTGGTAGTGTCGTAAAGCAGCGGATAGCTCATAGCTAAGCGCTGATAGCTGATTAGTGGAGGAGCGTGGTGAAAGTTCTGTTGGTGCACCCAAGTTCCTTGATGTACGCTGAGATCTTCCTTCGGCTGGAGCCGCTGGGATTGGAGCGGGTGGCTCAGGCCGCCAGAATGGCCGGCCACGAGGTCAGGCTCTTCGACCTGCAGGTCTTTCGCCGTGAAGACTACCTGCAGGAACTCCAAGATTTCCGCCCTCAGACCGTCGGGTTGTCCCTGAATTTTTTAGCCAATCTTCCGGAGGTAGTAGAACTCGCCAAGGAGACCAAGCGCCTCCTGCCCGCGTGCTTTGTGTTCGTTGGGGGCCATAGCGCCTCCTTTATCCCGCAGGAGTTGCTCGATCATGCCGAAGGTGCGATCGACTGCATCGTCCGTGGGGAAGGAGAGCCGATTACGCCGCCGTTGCTCGAAGCCATCCAGGATGGAGGGCTCGAAACGCTCCCAGGGGTCGTAACCGCTCGCGGTGTCGGGCCTCCGCCGCTGATGCTCCACGACCTGGATCGCACACTGCCGGCCAGGGACCTTGCCCGCCGCCGACATAAATACTTCATTGGTGTCCTGGATCCCTGCGCGTCGATTGAGTTTACGCGCGGCTGCCCTTGGGACTGTTCGTTTTGCAGCGCATGGACCTTCTACGGTCGAAGCTACCGCAAGGTCTCTCCCGAGGTCGTGGGGGAGGACCTGGCCAGGATTCAAGAACCTAACGCCTTCATCGTGGACGATGTAGCCTTCATCCATCCGGAGGACGGGATGGCGATCGGCCGGGAGATCGAGCGTCGAGGGATTCGCAAGCAGTACTACCTGGAGACCCGATGTGATGTGTTGCTCCGCAATCAAGAGGTCTTCGCCTACTGGAAACGACTCGGGCTTCGGTATATGTTTCTCGGCCTGGAGGCCCTCGACGCGGAAGGCCTGAAGGCGATTCGGAAGCGGGCCACGCCCAGCGAGAATTTTCAGGCCCTGGAGGTGGCGCGGAAGCTGGGATTCACGGTGGCCCTCAACATCATCGCCGATTCCGGCTGGGACGAGGAGCGGTTCCGGGTCATTCGCGAGTGGGCCGCCGGTGTCCCCGAGATCGTCCACGTGACCGTAAACACCCCGTACCCCGGGACGGAGACCTGGTACACGGAGTCGAGGAAGCTGACCTCGCTCGACTACCGATTGTTCGACGTCCAGCATGCCGTCCTGCCGACGACGCTGCCGTTGAAGCGGTTTTATGAAGAGCTGGTTAAGACCCAGGCGGTGTTGAATCGAAAGCACCTGGGCTGGGCCGCGGTCAGAGGGACCTTCTCCACCGCGTCCAGGTTACTCATGCAGGGTCAGACGAACTTCGTTCGGATGCTCTGGAAGTTCTCGCAGGTGTACAATCCGGACCGGCAGTACGGCGATCACTTGAAAGAGGTGAAATATGTCTTGACGCCGCCGCCGGACAAACAGCCGATCAAGCCGACGCCGGCCAAGCTGTTCGTTCATGCGCAAGCGTCGGTTGGACCGCGAGCGGCGCACGCCGAGGGGTCTGCCGGGTGATAAGGCCTTGTCGCGTGAAGAGGCGACACTGATAAGGAGGAACGGTACGTGAAAAGGCAATTCATCGCGTTTGCGGTCGTGACGCTGCTGGCCGCAGGGCTGGCGTTGGCTTCCGAATGGTACATGAGCCACGATCACTGGTACGCCAAGGAACCGGAAAAGGACTTCGCCCTGGCGAGGCTCATCGCCGACATTCGGGCGGCCACATCGCGGTACCAGGATCTGGAGCAGGCCAAGGCGGATGGGTATACGCAGATATCGGGGAATGTGCCGTTAGAGGGCTACCATTTTCGCAAGGCGGCTATCACGCAATTTGACTATTTTCATCCTTCCACGCTCCTCTATACCGAAAGGGAGGGGCGCTGGCAACTGGTTGCGCTGAAATATACAGCCCCAGGTGCCCGTCCCGCCGAGAGCCCGTTTCAGGGAATCGAGTGGGAACGGAGTCTGGCGATCTGCCGCTATGCGGACGGGCAGGAGTCTCGATCGCCCTCCGCTGAAAGCTGCCCTCAGGTTCATCCTGACAGTAAAAGCGCATTTACTGCCTGGTATCCGGATACGTGGGTGATCCGTCTCTGGATCTGGTATCCGAATCCGTACGGATTATTCGCAAGCATGAACCCTCTTCTGGCGCCGTTCGATGATCACACCATCCCGCCGGACGAAGCCGGAAGCTGGGAGACATGGCAAGCGCATACGGAGTTCTCGAACTTTAACCATCACTTCTCAGGATGGCTGGTACTCGTCATGGGGATGGCGATGACAGGCTCGGCCCTGTGGGGAGGTCAGAAGTCCAAGTATGCGCATCTCTGGCCGCTGATGACGCTGGGCGTCGCGTTATTCATCCTGTATCGGAGCGATCCGGAGTATTGGCCGTTTGGCCCGCGGACGCTGACCGAACTCCTGGGTGACCGGGAGGCTATCGAGCATAAGCTGTCGGGTGTCATCGTCCTTGCTATGGGATCCGTAGAATGGCTGCGGGCGCGCGGAATATTCAGCCATTGGCTGTGGGGCATGATCTTTCCATGGCTGGCCATCATGGGGGGAGTGACCCTGTTGTTCCATCTCCATCCCATCAGTAACTTCAACTACGTCGGGCGAGCCAATTCGCCCCACACAACCGAGGGGATCACCGCGATCCTGGCCGGCATGACGTACCTCCTCGGATCGTTGGGGATCATGAAACAACGTTGGTGGGGGTTGGTTCCGGCGCTCTTTGTCATCCTGATGGGCGTGCAGCTTATCGTCTACGTCGAGTAGAAGCGAGACGTGGGTTCTATTTCTTCTTCCACGTTCCGTTGGATTCGGTGCGTCGCTTCAGGCTTAATAGCGCGTCGGACAAATCCTGCTTGATCAGCGCATCTTCCAGAAATCTAGGAAGAAACATGCCGCTGTCCACGGTAGTGCTGTAGCGAAGCATGGTCCTGCCCTGACTGTACGGGAGGAACTCCCAGGTACCGGATGTATCTGCGATGTCGTGTTGTCTCGATTTATCCAGCGTCCAACTTACTGTTCGCTGCGCGGGCGTGAAGATCAGGTCGATCGTATAACTGATCACGCCCAGCGGAACGTGAACCGTCTCGGTAACCTTCATCGTGCCTTGCGTCTTTTCAAGAACGTCGACCTTCTCAAGCCTCGGCATAAATTCGGCGAACTTCTGATAGTTCACCATGATCGCCCACACGGCATCTGGCGGCCTGTTGATGACGCAGTAGGCTTTGATTCTGGCGCCGCTCGTACCGTCTCCAGTGGGGTGGTCTTTTGCTTTGAGCACGACGCCGCCCTTTTCTATCTTGGTTAATTCACGGGCCGTCAGTCCGCTGGTCGCAAACGTGCCGGCCCCGAAAGAGGCCGTCGAAAGCAGGAATACGGACGCGGCACATACGAGCGGTATGACCTTGATCTTGTGTAACACGTAAAAGAACCTCCAGGTGGCGTTTCGCCATCGGCGCGGCTATACTGACACGTCACACGTACGGTGTGGAATCATATCGCGGTTTGTCCATTGTGTCCATCACGTACGATGAGGCCCGGTATACGTAGCTCGTCTCCTTTGCGGCTTTGCACGCTGATACCCTTCCTCACGCGGTTACAGCAGTCCCAGCATCCGGTGCAATACGTACAAGCCTCCCCAGATAATGACGAAGCCTGCAATATCCAACAGGATGCCGGCGCGCATCATTTTCGGGAGGGGCACGAGGCCTGAGCCGTACACGATTGCGTTGGGCGGAGTCGAAACAGGGAGCATGAATCCGAAACTGGCGCCCAGGCACGCCCCCATGGCCGGCGGCAACGGGTTGAGGCCGGCGGCCTGCGCAATCGCGATTACGACTGGAATGATCATATTTGCCGACGCGGTGTTGCTTGCCGCCTCAGAGATCGCAATCGCCATCGCGATCGACAAACCCGTCAGTCCCCAGAGGGAGCTGACGCCGAGGTAACCGGTGAGGGCCGTGCCGATCGCCTCGGCCACACCGGTTTTGAACATCAATGAGCCGAGCGCCAACCCGCCGCCGAACAGCAAGATCGTGCCCCAATCGATCTTGACCGCCTCCGGCCACGTTAACGTAAACTCCCATTGCGACAGGTTGACCGGGAGCAGGAACAGGAGGATCGCGGCAGCGATTGCGACGATCGACTCCGGCAGGTGCATGCCCATCCATCGACCCCACCAGGATCCTGCAAACCATGGCAGTTGTAGAATGCCCGGCATTACCCACAGTGTGACCGCAACGCTGAACGCGACGACTGTATTGATCTGCCCCCTCGTCCACGGGCCGAGCTTACGACGTTCGCTACGGATATACTCCAGCAAATGGCTTCCCATGCCGACAGTGAGATCGCCGGGTGTGACCTGGGCTGTTCCGCCATCCTGATTGCTCGGTGCGCTTGCCGGGTCCGTGCCTGCAGGATGCAGCAGATAGAGGAGCGTGAACAGCGTCAGACCCATCACCAGGAGCAACGGGAGGGCAATCGCCATCCAACGGAAAAAACTGAGGTCGATGCCTGTTGCTGCACGGATGAGCCCGATGCCGATCAGGTTGGGGGGTGAACCAACCGGCGTCCCAATGCCGCCGATCGACGCGCTGAACGCCACGATCAGCATCATACCCGTGGCGAACGGCCAGGTCGTCGTCTCGATCGAATCCCGCGCGAGTCCCCTGGCGACACGCACGTCGTGCAGCGCACGCAGGATGCCCAGTGCAATCGGGAGCATCATGGCGGTGGTGGCGCTGTTGCTGACCCACATCGAGAGCACGGCGGTCACCAGCCCCAGGCCCACCATGGTTCTCGCCGGAGAGGAACCGATCGACGGGATCGACAGGAACTCTAACGCAATGCGACGGTCGAGCCCGTGGATCGTCATCGCTCGAGCGATCATGAATCCTCCAATGAACACGAAGATGATCGGATCGGCAAAGTGGGCCAATACGACGGCTGCCGGCGACTTACCCGGCTCCTCCGGCACTGCTCCCAACGCAACGCACAACACCGCGCCCAGCAGGGCCGACACGGGCAGGGGGATGACCTCGCTGACCCACAATACCGTCACAGCCGAAAGGATCGCGGCCAGCTTCTGACCTTCCGGACGGAGGCCGCTACACAGGAAATAGGTCAGGAAAAAGGTGGGGAGGAGAAGAATCGCGCCCAGGCGTTTTCGCCAGGTTTCGAACAGTTGCTCCCCGGCGGAGATCCTTTCCTGCGGTACAGCGGAAGCGGGTTCGACTCGCGACTCTGTCTGTGGCATCGTCCATCCTCACACACTGCTGAACACCATGCTACTCATCTCATCTCGGCCTTGATCCCGGAAAAGCTCGTACTGAGTTACCCGTTGCTCACAACCGCGCTTCAGATTCTGTGGGCAACTCGCGAAAGTCAAACCCGCGCTACAGACCATTTGCGCAGATCGACTCCGCAAAGACTGCTCTGCGTCTAGGGCTTTTCCATCAGCCTGCACACAGTCACCTTGTGACCGCCGCCATGGGCGCGCTCCTTCACGGTCGCGCGGATGATCCCGTAGATGACGCCGGGCTGCGAGCGGTCCCAGGCGATGCCCTGGCCATGGATGTTCGATGATGTCCGCGAGCTCCCGCACCGGGCCGGATTTCGGCAGCCGCATCCGGTGTAGAACGTTGGAAGCGAGAGCGCATCGTGTCAGTCACCACCGTTGATGTGTCCCTGAATTCTCCAACCGCCGTTATGCTTGCGGAAACACAACTGGGAGTAGGAAAACGGCTTCTTGTCGAGTGCCCCATGAGGTGTGCACAGTTGCCCGTCGAGTTTCTTCTCGAAGTGCGTGCTGAAGATAGCACGCCGAAATTCCACCCAGCCGTGATCTCTGTACTCGGGACGGAGATTGGCGTTGTTGAATTCAAAGTGTGCGCTGAAGTTCCGGGTTGGCGGTGCTGATGGATCAAACGAACCGCCAAAGTCTCGGGCAATGTAATAGTCATGGGCGAGCAAGGCGTAGACGGCTGATGCGTCCTTCTTTCGGGCCGCGGCTTTGAGAGACGCGATGAAGTCTTGAAACCGGCGCTCAGTGGTGTGCAACGCAATCGGCTCCGATTCGGCAGCCAACACGCCACTTGCGTAAAAGAACACGAGGAGGAGTACGGAGCGGAGCATGTGCTTTAACGATCGAGATCACAAGCGCGCGGTGCGCCGGCACCAGGAGTCAGGCCGAGCGTATTGTTGAGCCTAATCGCCACGGTAGTAGAGCCCCTCGATCAGTTCTGCACCCTGACCATGGTCTACGAAACGCGCCCAGCCAACCAAGCCCATTGGGGTCTTGATGAGGTAGTGCTCACCCTCGTTGAGCAGCACTGTGAGTTGTGCTCCCGATGGAATCGACGCAACCGGCTCCTTTTCACTCTTATCAGAAAATATCGTGATATCTTGCTTCGCTTTCGAGTCCAGACCAACGTAATAGAAGGGCTGTCGAATCTCAACAAGCTTTCCGTTCTTCAGAACGAATGTTTTTCTCTGGTTGTAGTGATTATTGGTATGGCCCGTCACGTATACGGCTCCATTTCCTGGGACGAACAGCTCAA
Encoded here:
- a CDS encoding TonB-dependent receptor, plug, which encodes MTECKRLSRKRAGRRTILVSRPIAWAAWTFVLTWILIVGSAHTASAAVNHPGDLTELTLEQLMNVEITSVSKKEERLWESAAAVFVITGEDIRRAGVKSIPEALRLAPGLQVAQFGSNRWAISARGFNATFSNKLLVLIDGRSVYTPLFAGVFWDVQDTLLEDIDRIEVIRGPGGTLWGANAVNGVINVITKRAKATQGGYVEIGGGSEERGFVGTRYGGQVGEDLFYRGYFKYANHDNLVTATGHEGNDDWRTYRGGFRLDWEPSTRDTLTVQGDLYKGDFGQTLPVSSLSPPFTVSSDSRDDFAGGNVLTRWKHKMADRRETTLQFYYDRTHRDELLFHEIRDTVDLEFQYRFPIGTRHDLIWGIDTRVTIDDMNNSSSLVFTPTHRTDHLVSGFIQDQIALIPDRLTLTLGSKFEHNPYSGFEAQPNARLLYSPNEWNRVWAAISRAVRTPARFERDVRVNAAAFPGPGGLPVLVQTMGNSDFTSEELLAFELGYRVQPSEWLSVDLTGFYTIYDKLRTAEPGAPIPAMDATPPHVIQPFLFDNRMSGNTYGVEITSAWHPVSFWRLHLNYSYLKIDLHPDATSVEGTQDQRRSPRHQVQVRSLLDLPWHLQFDASAFFVDRLPKLEPTVPAYLRLDLRLGWRPTNAFELSLVGQNLLDNRHPEWGSIFGVPVRPLEVQRSVYVQASWRF
- a CDS encoding putative transmembrane protein (Evidence 3 : Function proposed based on presence of conserved amino acid motif, structural feature or limited homology); this encodes MIRRPVFTRILLLCLFVAASGVDAFGPIRSAFAQSSPLEYQVKAAFLYQFSKFVEWPPQAFGVSQYTICIGVVNGGSMASALQSIEGKETKGRRVVVKQFKTPDELEFCHILYISPAMAGRLAEILERLKGTSTLTVSDIDGFARRGGMINFIMVENQIQFEINVETAEKANLQISSHLLRLARIVPRGR
- a CDS encoding putative Histidine kinase (Evidence 3 : Function proposed based on presence of conserved amino acid motif, structural feature or limited homology; Product type pe : putative enzyme), with protein sequence MPLFRDVPIQKKLRRITILTTSVALLLTGAALIVYEFVAYRSVMTRELMSIADIIGANSVAALTFNDPMAAEGTLSALRKDSRIAVAALYTKEGRTFALYRRQVSDGEVIPAAPRADGSAFEGGRLILFHPIILDYEKIGTLYIQADTQEAYARLQVSVVIVFGVLLASSLVALYLASTLEGVISKPIVNLAETAAIVSEKQDYSVRVAGSGRDELGRLIAGFNEMLAQIQRRDVAIQEARDRLEGAVEERTRQLLEAKQQAEEASRHKSLFLSNMSHELRTPLNSIIGFASLLQDPIVSSLPEKELQLMRHISTSGEHLLALINDLLDISKVEAGKLILQPQAFPLGEAIEAAVYTFRPQAAQKQQDLGLSMDHDMPIIKADPIRFKQILYNLLSNAVKFTPVGGRIKVAARIAPGVGHQKAGSNDVDPLHPIPCTQYPGECVEIAVSDTGIGIRCEDLSKLFQLFTQLEPTLTKQFQGTGLGLALTKQLVELHGGTIGAASEGPGRGSTFTVRLPLPSPERPKTGG
- a CDS encoding Response regulator receiver protein, with the protein product MAQGKILVVEDNPLNREMIITVLEAYGYTVLEAEDGLGLMERVKAERPGLIIMDLQLPKIDGFALTRNLKADASTRDIPVVAASAFAKSEDQALALDAGCAFFLTKPLDLTVLLQTVARFLPQGAT
- a CDS encoding Putative regulatory protein, FmdB family (fragment) (Evidence 3 : Function proposed based on presence of conserved amino acid motif, structural feature or limited homology), producing the protein MPSYDLKCVNCGKKFSLTMTIKERGTKRLKCPKCGAGKPEPIFSTFFAKTSRKS
- a CDS encoding exported protein of unknown function (Evidence 5 : No homology to any previously reported sequences); its protein translation is MTSNRQNLKQCARGLTALALGCILLASPTSVLSAGRETLHLDSELESLGFIKLQNDPKAPDFTLQDVSGKSVRLADHRGKIVFLTFWTTW
- a CDS encoding protein of unknown function (Evidence 5 : No homology to any previously reported sequences); this encodes MLAVNIGESADRIQQYMLKHKLTFPSLVDPSSSVANLYGVRATPTRYLINRDGTAMAGSIGPRDWAGEDAQRLIEILLETGKALRKG